Proteins from a single region of Demequina sp. NBRC 110054:
- a CDS encoding bifunctional diguanylate cyclase/phosphodiesterase, whose product MADTTPGDRSEFVMDAREQRWDRDGLGDFSFAWLDAVPDLVASVTPDLRLLYTNRAFESVAGCGFLDHGGRSLAELRPFGEATGAVVALVEQARDAEGRDLAEGEIHWRVSSLVERWFVLRAHAERDDDQVIRRIVLTAREITRYRTTERALRGREAEFRALAENTPDNIVRYDADGIAIYCNQEIALSTDLDAREIIGKRPTESAASFMTGIEEYERELMRTIETGERGHAELLFNRHGHEQTVHSILFTAERDETGTVIGALAVGRDVTELIEARQRAREGEREFRTLAENAEDQIARWDVNERYTYANPRMLGLLGKTAEEVLGQPAFTLTTGAEVIGRQAIRSILDGGPPEIIEAPFFDPRTRERRVHQIRFVPEHDDAGRLVGVLGIGRDITDSVRRREDLDRLAHTDTLTGLANSQAFHERAPRMLASASRAAHSAAVMLLDLDGFKAVNDTLGHAGGDRVLQAVADSVSRKLRPYDLFARIGGDEFAILIEDIGDEYDLASITGKIQRALSERVTDHGTGIRASIGVALFPEDGKTVDELLQHADMAMYQAKRTGRSRVEYFRPELAETLGRRAAIEQALDSPELLTQLRLHMQPIHTLAEDAEPRFAEALLRWTHPSLGDIPPSEFIPIAEETGTIGRMGRWVLSQAAEAVVRWNQGRSEQEAMAVSVNVSTSQFALDDVDLAVEETLSATGCAPSWLILEITESLLLEDSDAVQGALRRLRERGVRVAIDDFGTGYSALHYLARFPLDALKIDRSFVSGLGLDTEHDEVVKALIALARVLNLKVVAEGVETQEQLELVSRFGADHVQGYLLGRPTPVDQFAQEFLTGEQRS is encoded by the coding sequence ATGGCGGACACGACACCCGGTGATCGGAGCGAGTTCGTCATGGATGCGCGCGAGCAGCGATGGGATCGCGACGGGCTGGGGGACTTCTCGTTCGCCTGGCTCGACGCGGTGCCGGACCTCGTCGCGTCCGTGACCCCCGACCTGCGCCTCCTCTACACGAACCGCGCTTTCGAGTCCGTCGCCGGGTGCGGGTTCCTCGACCACGGCGGTAGGAGCCTGGCGGAGCTGCGTCCGTTCGGGGAAGCGACCGGCGCGGTCGTCGCACTCGTCGAGCAGGCGCGGGACGCCGAGGGTCGCGACCTGGCCGAGGGAGAGATCCACTGGCGCGTGTCGTCGCTCGTCGAGCGCTGGTTCGTCCTGAGAGCGCACGCCGAGCGGGACGACGACCAGGTGATCCGCCGCATCGTCCTGACCGCGAGGGAGATCACCCGCTACCGCACGACCGAGCGCGCGCTGCGAGGACGCGAGGCCGAGTTCAGGGCGCTCGCCGAGAACACCCCCGACAACATCGTTCGTTACGACGCGGACGGCATCGCGATCTACTGCAACCAGGAGATCGCCCTGTCGACGGACCTCGACGCGCGCGAGATCATCGGCAAGCGGCCCACCGAGTCCGCGGCCTCCTTCATGACCGGGATCGAGGAGTACGAGCGCGAGCTCATGCGCACGATCGAGACGGGCGAGCGCGGCCACGCGGAGCTGCTCTTCAACCGGCACGGCCACGAGCAGACCGTCCACAGCATCCTCTTCACCGCCGAGCGGGACGAGACCGGCACCGTCATCGGGGCGCTCGCCGTCGGCCGCGATGTCACCGAGCTGATCGAGGCGCGTCAGCGGGCGCGCGAGGGCGAGCGGGAGTTCCGCACTCTCGCGGAGAATGCCGAGGACCAGATCGCGCGCTGGGACGTCAACGAGCGGTACACCTACGCGAACCCCCGGATGCTCGGCCTGCTGGGGAAGACCGCCGAGGAGGTGCTGGGGCAGCCGGCCTTCACGCTGACCACCGGCGCCGAGGTGATCGGCAGGCAGGCGATCAGGAGCATCCTCGACGGTGGCCCTCCGGAGATCATCGAGGCGCCGTTCTTCGATCCGCGGACGCGCGAGCGACGGGTGCATCAGATCCGCTTCGTGCCCGAGCACGACGATGCGGGCCGGCTCGTCGGGGTGCTCGGCATCGGTCGCGACATCACCGACTCGGTGCGGCGGCGCGAGGACCTGGACCGCCTTGCGCACACCGACACCCTCACGGGGCTCGCGAACAGCCAGGCCTTCCACGAGCGCGCCCCTCGCATGCTCGCATCCGCGAGCCGCGCCGCGCATTCCGCCGCGGTCATGCTGCTCGACCTCGACGGCTTCAAGGCGGTCAACGACACCCTGGGCCACGCTGGGGGCGACCGCGTGCTCCAGGCGGTGGCGGATTCCGTCTCGCGCAAGCTCAGGCCCTACGACCTCTTCGCTCGCATCGGCGGCGACGAGTTCGCGATCCTCATCGAGGACATCGGCGACGAGTACGACCTGGCATCCATCACCGGGAAGATCCAGCGCGCTCTCTCGGAGAGGGTGACCGACCATGGGACCGGGATCCGCGCGAGCATCGGCGTCGCGCTGTTCCCCGAGGATGGCAAGACCGTCGACGAGCTGCTCCAGCACGCCGACATGGCGATGTATCAGGCGAAGCGCACGGGTCGATCGCGGGTCGAGTACTTCCGACCCGAGCTCGCGGAGACCCTCGGACGGCGAGCCGCGATCGAGCAGGCCCTCGACAGCCCCGAGTTGCTGACGCAACTGCGACTTCACATGCAGCCGATCCACACGCTCGCAGAGGACGCGGAGCCGAGGTTCGCCGAGGCGCTCCTGCGCTGGACCCATCCGAGCCTGGGAGACATCCCGCCGAGCGAGTTCATCCCGATCGCCGAGGAGACGGGCACGATCGGACGGATGGGCCGCTGGGTGCTGTCCCAGGCTGCGGAGGCCGTTGTGCGCTGGAACCAGGGGCGGTCGGAGCAGGAGGCGATGGCGGTCTCCGTGAACGTCTCCACGAGCCAGTTCGCGCTCGATGACGTGGACCTCGCGGTCGAGGAGACGCTCAGCGCCACCGGCTGCGCGCCATCCTGGCTCATCCTCGAGATCACCGAGAGCCTCCTGCTGGAGGACTCCGACGCGGTGCAAGGGGCGCTCCGACGGCTGCGCGAGCGCGGAGTGCGGGTCGCGATCGATGACTTCGGCACGGGCTACTCCGCGCTCCACTATCTGGCGCGGTTCCCGCTCGACGCCCTGAAGATCGACCGTAGCTTCGTGAGCGGCCTGGGCCTCGACACGGAGCACGACGAGGTCGTGAAGGCGCTCATCGCGCTGGCCCGTGTGCTCAACCTGAAGGTCGTGGCCGAGGGAGTCGAGACCCAGGAGCAGCTGGAGCTCGTGAGCCGCTTCGGCGCGGACCATGTGCAGGGCTACCTGCTCGGCCGACCGACGCCCGTGGACCAGTTCGCGCAGGAGTTCCTCACGGGAGAGCAGCGATCCTGA
- a CDS encoding oxidoreductase gives MSFLSRIFGSRKATAPESGSQSRSAQAQTIAHFKEFASTREGCEAFIEPATRVTQTTMVLVAGSGEWTRRKVPDEVAGRKVATQLGVPAFDVNLSGYPSRMREWNETHRKPL, from the coding sequence ATGTCCTTCCTGTCCAGGATCTTCGGCTCCCGCAAGGCGACGGCTCCCGAGTCGGGTTCGCAGTCGCGGAGTGCCCAGGCGCAGACCATCGCCCACTTCAAGGAGTTCGCGTCCACGCGCGAGGGCTGCGAAGCCTTCATCGAACCCGCCACGCGGGTGACGCAGACGACGATGGTCCTGGTGGCCGGATCCGGAGAGTGGACGCGGCGCAAGGTGCCGGACGAGGTCGCGGGCAGAAAGGTCGCCACGCAGCTCGGCGTGCCTGCATTCGACGTCAACCTCTCGGGCTATCCGTCGCGGATGCGCGAGTGGAACGAGACCCACCGCAAGCCCTTGTAG